Proteins encoded together in one Pontiella desulfatans window:
- a CDS encoding fibronectin type III domain-containing protein codes for MKKLVLTSAMAAFAMLAQAAITTRAPTENASILTATVTDIETATPTISGQFSEISGYLDGYAQMAAGAEYTLTYTAATNWSSEIAQTHITDGTFTNYISGLTSVGLGRLATTGTMGVIDNQISAGEVIFIELGTTNISQSLFFEGLTWGNSGKNDRADILIYDASSNTVTEIRWDGVPHTPLPGSYAMDAGDMIVIAAGATIGDNWFRKDAITFNVPFVETGVSVPLGLVATLGTGEIQLDWADEPSGAFDSYNVYRSLESGTNFTLYADGLTNSAYADTHVVNDFTFYYKVTTVDTNAFETDFSDEVSATPTANLIVENLNTALQGTLRAATNGTGYASTGSNRFLNSIRVGQYSTNTPYLGRSVLKFELEEQDIVDAGKTTNDIERAWLRVFVGSTVALTNAPLPGSAVEVYASHTEAIDSSIVNADFEDAGFDNYQGAIPGIVSGAATEQYYEIDVTDAVLADLANDRAGSAFRLQLNDDLSLTNPAYYASIGITNYAIRTVYFDDNAHANPPRLKVEFTDGRPLYVQWSDQWFPEDVSDQGADADDDGLNNLQEYGLDGDPTDGTQDSATLPVFSNVGGSFTYVHPMRSDDDSLTYTVETKTDLTEGSWTNIGYTIEGTNVVYGTLDFVTNSIDAVAEDQRFIRLKIED; via the coding sequence ATGAAGAAATTAGTTCTGACAAGTGCGATGGCGGCTTTCGCCATGCTGGCCCAGGCGGCCATCACGACAAGGGCGCCGACGGAGAACGCGTCGATACTGACGGCTACCGTCACGGATATTGAAACGGCGACACCTACGATTAGCGGCCAGTTCAGCGAAATCAGTGGTTATCTGGATGGCTATGCCCAGATGGCTGCCGGCGCGGAATATACCCTGACCTATACCGCGGCTACAAACTGGAGCTCCGAGATTGCACAGACCCATATTACCGACGGTACGTTCACGAACTACATATCCGGCCTGACTTCAGTAGGTCTGGGCCGTTTAGCGACCACCGGTACAATGGGTGTGATAGATAATCAGATTAGTGCTGGTGAAGTCATTTTCATTGAATTGGGTACCACCAACATTTCCCAGTCGTTGTTTTTTGAAGGGCTTACATGGGGCAACTCAGGCAAAAATGATCGCGCCGACATCCTGATCTATGATGCCTCATCCAATACGGTGACCGAGATTCGATGGGATGGCGTACCGCATACTCCGCTCCCCGGCAGCTATGCCATGGACGCGGGCGATATGATTGTTATTGCCGCGGGGGCGACCATTGGGGACAATTGGTTCCGCAAAGACGCCATTACGTTCAACGTGCCTTTTGTGGAAACGGGCGTTTCCGTGCCATTAGGTCTTGTGGCAACGCTGGGGACGGGAGAAATTCAGCTCGATTGGGCGGATGAACCGTCGGGTGCGTTCGATTCCTACAATGTATACCGTTCGCTGGAATCCGGCACCAATTTCACGTTGTATGCCGACGGCCTGACCAACAGCGCGTATGCCGATACCCATGTCGTGAACGACTTCACTTTCTATTACAAAGTTACGACCGTGGACACCAACGCCTTCGAAACCGACTTTAGCGACGAGGTTTCCGCAACGCCGACGGCGAACCTGATTGTTGAAAACCTGAACACTGCTCTGCAGGGCACGCTAAGGGCGGCAACCAACGGAACCGGCTATGCGTCAACCGGATCAAACCGGTTTTTGAATTCCATCCGGGTCGGTCAGTACTCGACAAACACTCCCTATCTTGGCCGCAGCGTGCTTAAATTTGAACTGGAAGAGCAGGACATCGTCGATGCCGGGAAGACCACGAACGATATTGAGCGTGCGTGGCTTCGTGTATTTGTAGGGTCAACCGTTGCATTGACCAATGCGCCGCTCCCCGGCAGTGCGGTTGAAGTCTACGCCTCCCATACGGAAGCGATCGACAGCTCTATAGTGAACGCCGACTTCGAAGATGCTGGTTTTGATAATTATCAGGGCGCCATCCCGGGTATCGTCAGCGGCGCGGCCACTGAACAATATTATGAAATCGATGTCACCGACGCGGTATTGGCGGATTTGGCTAACGATCGTGCCGGCTCCGCCTTCCGGCTGCAGCTCAACGATGATCTTTCGCTGACCAACCCGGCCTATTATGCGTCGATTGGGATAACGAACTACGCGATCCGCACCGTGTATTTCGATGACAATGCACATGCGAATCCGCCGCGGTTGAAGGTCGAGTTTACCGACGGCCGTCCGCTATATGTGCAGTGGTCGGATCAGTGGTTCCCCGAAGATGTCAGTGATCAGGGTGCGGATGCTGACGATGATGGGTTGAACAACCTCCAGGAATATGGCTTGGATGGCGACCCGACGGATGGCACGCAGGACTCGGCCACCCTGCCGGTCTTCAGCAATGTGGGCGGTTCGTTTACGTATGTCCACCCCATGCGTTCCGATGATGATAGCCTGACCTATACGGTTGAAACCAAAACAGACCTTACGGAAGGTTCCTGGACCAATATCGGCTACACCATTGAGGGTACGAATGTGGTCTACGGAACGCTGGACTTTGTGACCAACAGCATCGATGCCGTGGCCGAAGACCAGCGCTTCATTCGTTTGAAGATCGAAGACTAA
- a CDS encoding CBM96 family carbohydrate-binding protein → MKRTVMGLIMGLAGVVYAATTNPYVTEPASIGLCVWNEGFDYALRNPHLNVRTAGGEVIQTNGTLRMNTEAGSEFSRAMVVATEGQTGRTMLDGHSVYDYSAHTVSTRFDFHSGNMTNEIGSFQVHMGELAISADDAGRYTGFAVELDKVVSNDAWRIRLGEYHEGSLVGAYTGLDLAGKADAFGFDVLGTNLTLWVEGTTFVAGGTDASWNLSGTHTPASYGLAFGARAETAADVTEVVLDSFEVTAPFIPGVPDSYVFRVGPSRSARLEGDIDELFVSPKVDQWTTVASQINFFNRSSPTMVSSNSAAATANWANQANVLIGFGGGIFRPTMNSAALSPSMDLARENLKPIDAVVESGGVVTSFVFDGPIRKLLMDLETGLTLKDAYGGLTLEESISRMVECWQGIHARYPELEIGIGPNFLAWDWDDNGSVLYSPANNRYTDRSGYTYDVILDRLYAALAAVGETIAFVQPETGWHFYVRTESPDGYPVDNDLRFLKLKEWCDARDIKFSVLLGAWDSSAAPAEAAQYFYDGTMAYITRMHDIGIYPDGFSLSSWWEDPELHVPETTSNTFMNTARDAMALTHSLYDGEYGIGGTGQAVNPVIPVAAQAASPAPAHAATGQSLTTTLSWICDGNTVRSDVYFGTNSAALEYQGWFTTPTVFDPGILQPDTTYYWRVDVHNSSGTTTGLAWSFSTSSENNLMVQELDIEADTYVRSAVNKQDTSFHTRETLAVCTLGTPATPNSFEAYVKVLVPSDIRFPVRSARLRLYAYNPVADDMVSIYPVADTNWTGPDVTWNTKPAKGALIASEISDTGTGWFEFDLSDQITGPGYYAFALDSEVAEVTSMFSMNHADSSLWPALFLEGFTDQIGNITLSGNAGGDLLFSWDTAPGQSYTMLTNADLTSTGWGILETMIGEGGTVTVTNHPDQIRLFYKVETP, encoded by the coding sequence ATGAAGAGAACAGTGATGGGATTAATTATGGGTTTGGCTGGCGTGGTGTACGCTGCAACAACAAACCCGTATGTCACTGAGCCGGCCTCAATCGGGCTGTGTGTGTGGAATGAGGGGTTCGACTATGCATTGCGCAACCCGCATCTTAATGTCCGGACCGCCGGCGGCGAAGTGATACAGACCAACGGGACACTCCGAATGAACACCGAAGCAGGCAGTGAATTTTCCCGCGCCATGGTGGTTGCCACGGAGGGACAGACCGGGAGGACCATGCTGGACGGCCATTCGGTGTACGATTACAGCGCGCATACGGTATCGACCCGCTTCGACTTTCATTCCGGAAACATGACCAACGAAATCGGATCGTTTCAGGTGCATATGGGCGAGTTGGCCATCTCCGCGGATGATGCCGGGCGATACACCGGATTTGCGGTGGAATTGGATAAAGTGGTGTCAAACGACGCCTGGCGCATCCGGTTGGGCGAATACCATGAGGGGAGTTTGGTCGGTGCTTACACGGGTTTGGATCTCGCCGGCAAGGCGGATGCATTCGGGTTCGATGTGCTGGGCACGAATCTGACGCTTTGGGTGGAGGGAACCACGTTTGTCGCAGGAGGAACCGATGCTTCATGGAATCTGTCGGGAACCCATACCCCCGCTTCGTACGGCCTGGCGTTCGGTGCGCGCGCCGAGACGGCTGCAGACGTGACGGAGGTTGTGCTGGACTCGTTTGAAGTGACCGCACCTTTTATCCCGGGCGTTCCGGACAGTTATGTGTTTCGGGTGGGACCTTCGCGGTCCGCGCGCCTTGAGGGGGATATTGATGAGTTGTTTGTGTCGCCCAAAGTCGATCAGTGGACCACGGTGGCCAGTCAGATCAATTTCTTCAATCGGAGTTCTCCGACGATGGTTTCCAGCAACTCGGCTGCCGCTACAGCCAACTGGGCGAACCAGGCGAATGTACTGATCGGTTTTGGCGGGGGGATATTCCGACCCACGATGAACAGCGCCGCCCTCTCTCCTTCGATGGATCTCGCGCGGGAGAATTTGAAGCCGATTGATGCGGTGGTTGAAAGTGGGGGCGTGGTGACCAGCTTTGTGTTTGATGGCCCGATCCGGAAGCTGCTCATGGATCTGGAAACCGGCCTGACGTTGAAAGATGCCTACGGGGGATTGACGCTCGAGGAATCGATTTCAAGAATGGTTGAGTGTTGGCAGGGTATTCATGCCCGGTATCCGGAGCTTGAAATCGGGATCGGTCCAAATTTTCTCGCCTGGGACTGGGATGATAACGGTTCCGTCCTGTATAGCCCGGCAAACAACCGGTATACGGATCGTAGCGGATATACGTATGATGTAATCCTCGATCGTCTGTATGCGGCCCTGGCCGCAGTGGGAGAGACCATTGCGTTTGTTCAGCCTGAAACGGGTTGGCATTTTTATGTGCGGACCGAAAGTCCTGACGGCTATCCGGTGGATAATGATTTGAGATTTCTGAAGTTGAAGGAGTGGTGCGACGCACGTGACATAAAATTCTCGGTGCTGCTGGGGGCATGGGATTCGAGCGCCGCCCCGGCTGAAGCGGCGCAGTATTTCTATGATGGTACGATGGCGTATATCACGAGGATGCATGATATCGGGATATACCCGGATGGCTTTTCGCTCAGCTCCTGGTGGGAAGACCCTGAACTGCATGTGCCTGAAACGACATCGAATACCTTTATGAATACGGCGCGGGATGCGATGGCCCTGACTCACTCCCTCTATGATGGAGAGTATGGAATCGGCGGCACCGGGCAGGCGGTAAACCCGGTGATTCCTGTCGCCGCCCAAGCGGCTTCTCCAGCCCCGGCCCATGCCGCCACCGGGCAGTCCTTGACCACGACGCTTTCCTGGATCTGCGACGGCAATACGGTGCGGTCGGATGTATACTTCGGAACAAATTCAGCAGCACTGGAGTATCAGGGATGGTTCACCACGCCTACTGTATTTGATCCGGGCATTCTTCAGCCCGACACCACATACTATTGGCGGGTGGATGTTCATAATTCATCCGGAACAACAACCGGCCTGGCCTGGTCGTTCAGCACCTCTTCCGAGAATAACCTGATGGTGCAGGAACTCGATATAGAGGCAGATACCTATGTTCGGAGTGCGGTTAATAAGCAGGACACCTCTTTTCACACGAGAGAGACGTTGGCGGTATGCACCCTGGGTACCCCCGCAACGCCCAATAGCTTCGAAGCCTATGTGAAGGTGCTGGTTCCTTCAGATATTCGCTTTCCTGTTCGGTCGGCGCGCCTGAGGCTGTACGCCTACAATCCGGTCGCAGACGATATGGTTTCCATTTATCCAGTTGCGGATACCAACTGGACCGGCCCCGATGTGACCTGGAATACAAAACCGGCAAAAGGGGCGCTTATTGCTTCGGAAATATCGGATACCGGAACCGGATGGTTTGAGTTTGATCTCTCCGACCAGATAACCGGGCCGGGGTATTACGCTTTTGCATTGGATTCCGAGGTGGCCGAGGTCACATCGATGTTTTCGATGAACCATGCGGACAGCTCGTTATGGCCGGCGCTGTTCCTTGAGGGGTTTACGGATCAGATTGGCAATATCACCCTGAGCGGGAATGCCGGTGGCGACCTGCTGTTCTCATGGGATACGGCCCCGGGGCAGAGCTATACCATGCTGACCAACGCCGACCTGACCTCAACCGGCTGGGGGATACTGGAGACGATGATCGGAGAGGGCGGAACCGTTACCGTGACGAATCATCCGGATCAGATCCGGTTGTTCTATAAAGTGGAAACACCCTAG
- a CDS encoding PEP-CTERM sorting domain-containing protein (PEP-CTERM proteins occur, often in large numbers, in the proteomes of bacteria that also encode an exosortase, a predicted intramembrane cysteine proteinase. The presence of a PEP-CTERM domain at a protein's C-terminus predicts cleavage within the sorting domain, followed by covalent anchoring to some some component of the (usually Gram-negative) cell surface. Many PEP-CTERM proteins exhibit an unusual sequence composition that includes large numbers of potential glycosylation sites. Expression of one such protein has been shown restore the ability of a bacterium to form floc, a type of biofilm.): protein MMKQLTWFGFAALIFAASATAETVRFYDDEAGSDNLWTNVQNWEYKPAGSWTNYAQLPESDDSVIITYGDSVVIDAAGLAVANEIDLGKYGVHGSLTTTSDGTLTTTADIMMNGSIKKTGNSEIGDPTKLINYGTNTIGTILNLASGSNRVYNAGQFSANAISLATAAETDVGGGTMMASTALFTNDVTGVVDVTANFTMASGDNSVAVLQNQGDMNVGGDVETSIGTSRITNEGTLDAANMYLGAGANGTTFFANTADGTVTTTGAMKLSEGAGAAVTMLNQGDMNVGAGFETHIGTSRITNEGTLDAANMYLGAGANGTTFFTNTLDGVINVSGVQQFGNGAGSSVTFVNAGTNLVTGNIETMGNGSVTINNSGLMESTANNINIGADTVVNNSGTMTAKVDFNLSGGTVVNDGTISTVEGSATKPASVFNNGFAFENTANGVLDLGWQLNLDAGTFTNRGTVTTGKSIYMGATASGGELTVYNAKDATIDPGGSLIMGNKAGSATATLINEGDILAGATSGMQLNHGTQTIQNKADGYIQAGILKTAMQADSVSIISNEGEILVTRGDPFGYFTSVAGTTLVHNAASGTFTVRYDMTLSEQSTAFTSITNSGTMSVGGDLSLALLGKTELVMDAGTLTLGGALVMTNGGSGLIDLNSGLLDLGSLDMNLEDENVYANYSVLMSGGEIWVDGDVYDDWTDAIALGVFEYDGDDLDGELAVTFEDGHTKLYVIPEPATLGLILLSGAVLLIGRRIRR, encoded by the coding sequence ATGATGAAACAACTTACATGGTTTGGATTCGCGGCGCTCATCTTTGCCGCAAGTGCGACGGCGGAAACGGTGCGCTTTTATGATGATGAGGCAGGGTCGGATAACCTTTGGACCAATGTCCAGAACTGGGAATACAAGCCAGCCGGCAGCTGGACCAATTACGCACAGCTTCCTGAATCGGATGATAGCGTAATTATTACCTATGGTGATTCGGTTGTGATTGATGCCGCCGGTTTGGCGGTGGCAAACGAAATCGATCTCGGAAAATATGGAGTGCACGGAAGCTTGACGACGACGTCCGACGGAACGCTTACAACGACGGCGGATATAATGATGAACGGATCCATCAAAAAGACGGGTAATTCTGAGATTGGCGATCCAACGAAGTTGATCAATTACGGAACCAATACGATCGGAACCATACTGAATCTGGCTTCGGGTTCGAATCGTGTGTACAACGCCGGTCAGTTTTCAGCCAATGCCATCTCGCTGGCGACTGCGGCCGAGACCGATGTTGGCGGTGGCACTATGATGGCATCCACAGCTCTGTTTACGAATGACGTCACCGGGGTGGTCGATGTGACGGCTAATTTTACGATGGCCAGTGGAGATAATTCAGTTGCTGTGTTGCAGAACCAGGGCGACATGAACGTCGGTGGCGACGTTGAGACGAGTATCGGCACCAGCCGCATCACCAACGAAGGCACGCTCGATGCGGCAAATATGTACTTGGGCGCAGGCGCAAACGGAACCACTTTCTTTGCCAACACGGCGGACGGAACCGTAACCACGACGGGCGCGATGAAGCTCAGCGAAGGGGCAGGCGCAGCGGTTACCATGCTCAACCAGGGCGATATGAATGTCGGCGCGGGTTTTGAAACCCACATCGGCACAAGCCGCATCACCAACGAAGGCACGCTCGATGCCGCAAATATGTACTTGGGCGCAGGCGCAAACGGAACCACTTTCTTCACCAACACGCTGGATGGCGTCATCAATGTGTCGGGCGTGCAGCAGTTCGGCAACGGCGCGGGCTCTTCGGTCACGTTCGTGAACGCCGGAACCAACCTGGTTACCGGCAATATCGAAACGATGGGCAACGGGTCGGTCACCATCAACAACTCCGGCTTGATGGAGAGTACCGCTAACAATATCAATATCGGTGCCGACACGGTGGTGAACAACAGCGGAACCATGACGGCTAAAGTTGATTTTAATCTCAGCGGCGGAACGGTTGTGAATGATGGAACCATTTCCACGGTTGAAGGCTCAGCGACCAAGCCCGCATCTGTATTTAACAACGGGTTTGCCTTCGAAAACACAGCGAACGGGGTGCTCGATCTGGGGTGGCAGCTGAACCTCGATGCGGGTACGTTTACGAACCGCGGAACGGTCACTACGGGAAAATCGATTTACATGGGGGCTACTGCTTCGGGCGGCGAGCTTACGGTCTACAACGCCAAAGACGCGACGATTGATCCCGGTGGTTCCCTGATAATGGGAAATAAAGCCGGTTCCGCAACGGCAACCTTGATCAATGAGGGTGATATTCTCGCCGGCGCGACATCCGGGATGCAGTTGAATCATGGAACGCAAACCATCCAGAACAAAGCGGACGGGTATATTCAGGCCGGTATTTTGAAGACGGCGATGCAGGCGGATTCGGTGAGCATCATCTCCAACGAAGGGGAAATCCTTGTAACCCGCGGCGATCCTTTCGGCTATTTCACCTCCGTAGCCGGAACGACGCTGGTTCATAATGCCGCTAGCGGAACATTTACGGTTAGGTATGATATGACCCTGTCCGAGCAGTCCACCGCATTCACCTCCATCACCAACTCGGGCACGATGTCGGTGGGCGGCGATCTTTCTCTCGCGCTGCTGGGCAAAACCGAGCTGGTCATGGACGCCGGAACCTTGACGCTTGGCGGGGCGCTGGTCATGACCAATGGCGGAAGCGGGCTTATCGATCTGAACAGCGGACTCCTCGACCTCGGTTCTCTGGACATGAATCTCGAAGACGAAAACGTCTACGCCAACTATTCCGTGCTGATGAGCGGCGGCGAAATCTGGGTGGATGGCGATGTCTACGATGACTGGACCGATGCCATTGCGCTGGGCGTGTTTGAATATGACGGCGACGATCTGGATGGTGAGCTGGCGGTGACATTTGAAGATGGTCACACCAAGCTCTATGTTATTCCGGAACCGGCGACGCTCGGTCTTATTCTTTTAAGTGGAGCAGTGCTGCTCATTGGGCGCCGCATACGCAGGTAG
- a CDS encoding sulfatase, giving the protein MLAGAAAVLSVHAAAKKADVVFIVVDDLNDWVGVLGGHPQSKTPNIDALAKRGVLFSNAHCNAPTCNPSRKSFLSGLYPKSNGKYFNGGNKLEKDRPPFFCDMPMSGPTSKSAPAEYPYMHQHFKKSGYRVVSGGKMAHGPIGHLVGEESLDAVANRKSAAFNNEGAGYASARRNVWGQYGATNQKDSQTSDYKIAHWAIDQWNTVTDKPLLMTIGIFRPHTPLTVPKAYFEKFPIESIQLPEMPGFDDTKDLPEYAKWIARYTNFDLTFDPRSVHEEILHRGGEEEWKYMVQSYLACINYADTQVGHLLEALKKNPRGRETMIILTGDHGWHLGEKGHWCKSALWCDSTHVPYIVVAPGVAEPGTVNNQPVSLVDTYPTLCDFAGIPKPDHLDGESLIPLLKDPTAKRDAAFISYGPENTALQTERYRYIRYEDGSDELYDHRTDPHEWTNQSNNPEFSELKEQLKASILEFQETTPESNADKPSANKKARPETKAKPAVKSAPTGKYEMRQWAVGKAKAAEGSFIRISVSSKGKDQVELKAPDGTRFAIRMQAMTAEDKAYLESIQADGMKALK; this is encoded by the coding sequence TTGCTGGCCGGTGCGGCCGCTGTTTTGTCCGTTCATGCGGCAGCGAAGAAGGCGGATGTTGTATTTATTGTAGTCGATGACCTGAACGACTGGGTTGGGGTGCTGGGCGGGCATCCACAAAGTAAAACACCGAACATTGATGCGTTGGCAAAACGGGGCGTTTTGTTTTCAAACGCGCATTGTAATGCACCCACCTGTAATCCGTCGCGAAAGAGTTTTCTGAGCGGGTTGTACCCCAAAAGTAACGGGAAGTATTTCAATGGCGGCAACAAGTTAGAGAAGGATCGCCCCCCGTTTTTTTGTGACATGCCCATGAGTGGACCCACCTCCAAATCGGCACCTGCAGAGTACCCGTACATGCATCAGCATTTCAAAAAATCGGGCTACCGGGTGGTCAGCGGCGGAAAAATGGCGCATGGGCCAATCGGACATTTAGTCGGTGAGGAGTCGCTGGATGCGGTTGCGAACCGCAAGTCTGCCGCGTTCAATAACGAGGGCGCGGGGTATGCGAGCGCTCGACGAAATGTCTGGGGACAGTATGGCGCCACCAACCAGAAAGATTCGCAAACCAGTGATTACAAGATTGCCCACTGGGCGATTGATCAGTGGAATACGGTTACGGACAAGCCCTTACTGATGACCATCGGGATTTTCAGGCCTCATACCCCGCTTACGGTTCCGAAGGCCTATTTTGAAAAGTTTCCTATTGAATCCATACAGTTGCCGGAAATGCCGGGTTTTGATGACACGAAGGACTTGCCCGAATACGCCAAATGGATCGCGCGCTATACCAACTTCGATCTAACGTTTGATCCTCGAAGTGTCCATGAGGAGATTCTGCATCGAGGCGGAGAAGAGGAGTGGAAATACATGGTTCAGTCCTACCTCGCCTGTATCAATTATGCGGATACGCAGGTCGGACATTTGCTGGAGGCGCTTAAAAAAAATCCGCGCGGACGCGAAACCATGATTATCCTGACCGGTGATCACGGTTGGCATTTGGGAGAAAAAGGGCATTGGTGCAAGTCTGCATTGTGGTGCGATTCTACGCATGTTCCGTATATTGTCGTTGCGCCCGGGGTCGCCGAGCCGGGGACGGTGAATAACCAGCCGGTATCGTTGGTCGATACGTATCCGACGCTTTGTGACTTTGCTGGAATTCCCAAGCCGGACCATTTGGATGGTGAATCACTCATTCCTCTGCTGAAAGACCCGACCGCAAAACGCGATGCGGCCTTTATCAGTTATGGACCCGAGAACACCGCTCTCCAGACGGAGCGCTACCGCTATATCCGCTACGAAGACGGTTCCGACGAGCTGTACGATCATCGGACCGACCCGCACGAATGGACGAACCAGAGCAATAACCCAGAGTTTTCCGAGCTCAAAGAACAGCTCAAAGCATCGATCCTGGAGTTCCAGGAAACGACGCCGGAATCCAATGCTGACAAACCCAGCGCTAATAAAAAAGCCAGGCCGGAAACGAAGGCGAAGCCTGCGGTGAAATCCGCGCCGACGGGAAAGTACGAGATGCGTCAATGGGCGGTCGGTAAAGCGAAGGCGGCGGAGGGCTCCTTCATCCGCATATCCGTCAGTTCAAAAGGAAAAGATCAGGTGGAATTGAAAGCCCCCGACGGAACACGGTTCGCAATAAGAATGCAGGCGATGACCGCGGAAGATAAGGCTTATCTTGAATCCATTCAGGCTGATGGGATGAAGGCCCTTAAGTGA